The DNA window GGTCGCCGCCGTAGGCGTCGTCGCGATGATTGGAAAGCGGACTCAGGAAACTGGAGACCAGATAACCGTGGGCGAAGTGGAGCTCGATCAGGTCGAATCCCGCCGTCTCGGCCCGACGCGCAGCATCCACGTGCTCCTTCACGATGCCGGAGATCTCGTCGAGGGTCAGTTCGTGCGGCACGGCGGAGTTCTCGCCGTACGGCAGCGCCGACGGGCCGACGATCGGCCAGTTGTCCGCCGGCAGGGGCTCGTCGATCTCCTCCCAGCCGACCTGTGTCGACGCCTTCCGTCCGGCATGCCCGATCTGCAGGCCGATCTTCGCCGAGGTGTCCTCGTGCACGAAGCGGACGATCGTCCCCCACGCGGCGGCCTGCTCGTCGTTCCAGATGCCGGGGCAGCCCGGAGTGATCCGCCCCTGAGGCGAGGTGCAGGTCATCTCCGTGAACACGAGTCCGGCACCGCCGACGGCTCGCGAGCCGAGGTGCACCAGATGCCAGTTCGTGGGCATGCCGTCCACCGCGGAGTACTGGGCGGTCGGAGACACTGCCACGCGGTTTTTCAGAGTGAGGCCGCGCAGGGTGAGGGGGTAGAACATGGGCGGCGTGCGCGGGTCCTCCGGTGCATCCGTCGCGTGTGAGCGGAACCACTCCAGGGCCCGATCGGCATACGAGCCGTCGCGCAGCCGGAGGTTGTCGTACGTGATCCGCTGGCTGCGGGTGAGCAGCTGGAACACGAACTGGGCCGGGGGGAGCTCGGCATAGCGGTCGATGTTCTCAAACCACCGCAGGCTCGTCAGGGCCGAGCGCCGCAGAGACTCTGCGATGGGTCGTCGCTCCGCTTCGTACCGTGCGAGCCCGTCGGCGATGCGCTCCTCCGCGGTGACGGCGCCCACCAGCGCGATCGCGTCCTCCAGCGCCTGCTTCGTTCCCGACCCGATCGAGAAGTGCGCGGTGTGCGCGGCGTCCCCGATGATCACGACGGTGTCGTCGAACCATCGCCGGTTCGAGACGTCGCGGAAGTTGAGCCACCCGGAGTTGTTGCCGATCAGCCGGTGCCCGCCGAGGTACTCCGCGAAGATCTGCTCGCAGAATGCCATCGAGCGCTCATCACTCTGGCCCGGCACTCGCCGAGCCGCCGCGAAGTCGTCGAGGCCGGCGCGACGCCACGTCTCGGGATCGGTCTCCACGAGGAAGGTGGAATGGGTGTCGTCGTAGGGATAGATATGCGCCCAGAACATCCCGTACGGGGTGTCGACGAAGAGGAATGTGAAGCAGTCCACAGGGCGGTCGGTCCCGTACCAGACGTACTTGAAGGGCCGCTCCGACTCCTCGGTGCCGAACGCGTCGGAGAGCTCGCGGCGTACCGCGCTGTTGACGCCGTCGGACGCGATGACGAGGTCGTACTCGGCGCGCAGCTGCTCCAGAGGAGGCGACGGTGTCGAAGGGCGCAGGTCCACTCCAAGCTCGGCCGCCCGCTCTGCGAGCGTCACCAGGAGGTCGCGCCGGGCCAGCGCAGCGAACGAGTGGCCGTCCGACCGCTCCCGGAAGCCGTTCACGTCCACGTCGATCGCCGACCACTTGCGCCAGAGCGTCTCGATCCGATCGAAGGACACCGGGTCCGCGACGGCGAGGTTGTCGAGCGTCTCCTGCGAGAAGACGACGCCGAAGCCGAAGGTGTCGTCGATGGCGTTGCGCTCGTACACGGTCACCTCGTGGGCGGGATCGGCGAGCTTGAGGAGGATCGCGGAATACAGGCCGCCCGGGCCGGCGCCGATGGAGACTGCTTTCATGGTGTGTGCTCTTCTCGCGGCTCAGATGCCGTGGTCGATGAGGTTCTCGTAATCGAGGGTGGCGCCGGTCACGACGATTGACACGCTGGCGAGCGCGTCGCGGAGGTTGGCCGCCTGATAGGGCGGGAGGTCCCGGGCGCACAGGTCTTTGAGCGCCGAGTAGACCTCGAGGATGGCCCTCTCGTCGTCGGTCAGCGGCAGGTTCAGGATGGTCGAGGACATGTGGGTGTCTTCCTTCGGCGTCAACGCAGATCGAGAAGGCGGCGCGCCTTCAGCTCGAAGCGGGGGAGGGCGTTCACATCGGCGCGTTCCAGGCAGAATCGAAGCCCTTCGTGCGCGTCGGCGAGGGCCTGGGCGAGTGAGGTCTCCAGCGCAGCCCATTCCCGCGCGTCCGTGGCGGGCGAGGGCTCGACGACGAGGGTGATCTCGTCGCGGATGCCCTCTCGGTGGATCCGGATCTGGAACTCCTCGATTCCAGAGTGCGTGCGCACGATGCTTTCCACTGCCTGCGGGTAGACGTTCGTGCCACGGACGAGTTTCATGTCGTCCACGCGACCCTGCAGTCCGCCGGCGTACATGTCCCATGTGCGCCCATTGCCGGCGACGGCGGCGGGGATCTTCACCACCCGGTCGGCGGTGCGGTAGCGGATGAGGGGGATGATGCTGCGTCCGAACGACGTCGAGACCCGCTCGCCCGCCTCTCCGTAGGGCAGCTCTCTGCCGGTGTCGGGGTCGACGACCT is part of the Microbacterium lemovicicum genome and encodes:
- a CDS encoding FAD-dependent monooxygenase, which translates into the protein MKAVSIGAGPGGLYSAILLKLADPAHEVTVYERNAIDDTFGFGVVFSQETLDNLAVADPVSFDRIETLWRKWSAIDVDVNGFRERSDGHSFAALARRDLLVTLAERAAELGVDLRPSTPSPPLEQLRAEYDLVIASDGVNSAVRRELSDAFGTEESERPFKYVWYGTDRPVDCFTFLFVDTPYGMFWAHIYPYDDTHSTFLVETDPETWRRAGLDDFAAARRVPGQSDERSMAFCEQIFAEYLGGHRLIGNNSGWLNFRDVSNRRWFDDTVVIIGDAAHTAHFSIGSGTKQALEDAIALVGAVTAEERIADGLARYEAERRPIAESLRRSALTSLRWFENIDRYAELPPAQFVFQLLTRSQRITYDNLRLRDGSYADRALEWFRSHATDAPEDPRTPPMFYPLTLRGLTLKNRVAVSPTAQYSAVDGMPTNWHLVHLGSRAVGGAGLVFTEMTCTSPQGRITPGCPGIWNDEQAAAWGTIVRFVHEDTSAKIGLQIGHAGRKASTQVGWEEIDEPLPADNWPIVGPSALPYGENSAVPHELTLDEISGIVKEHVDAARRAETAGFDLIELHFAHGYLVSSFLSPLSNHRDDAYGGDLASRARLALEIFDGVRAVWPAEKPISVRISATDWVQGGFSGDDAVTLSRWLKDHGADIIDVSTGQTSVEARPEYGRLYQTPYSDKIRHEVGIPTMTVGAVSSVDDVNTILLAGRADLCLIARPHLIDPYWTLNAAIDQAWADPTVPQQYRAGIGARRRVQVA
- a CDS encoding DUF6052 family protein → MSSTILNLPLTDDERAILEVYSALKDLCARDLPPYQAANLRDALASVSIVVTGATLDYENLIDHGI